A genomic stretch from Hoplias malabaricus isolate fHopMal1 chromosome 4, fHopMal1.hap1, whole genome shotgun sequence includes:
- the chrm2a gene encoding muscarinic acetylcholine receptor M2a produces MDGINLTFWNASEGNGTDPVEETSPYKTVEVVFIVLVAGSLSLVTVIGNILVMLSIKVNRSLQTVNNYFLFSLACADLIIGLCSMNLYTVYIVIGYWPLGPVVCDLWLALDYVVSNASVMNLLIISFDRYFCVTKPLSYPVKRTTKMAGMMIAAAWVLSFILWAPAILFWQFIVGGRTVPERECYIQFFSNAAVTFGTAIAAFYLPVIIMMVLYWQISRASKSRVKKDNRKPSGANLGTALPSQARSNLPTKPENNNVMLEDPDKGQMQSTEEVTNQHNSKLQNGKGPSTASGEGENGARENCIPVEEKESSNDSTSGSGAAANQKEEEAVPSRANDSQAPPRQCTKAGGSKLTCIKIVTKSPKGDCYTPSSTMVEIVPATEKQNHVTRKIVKMTKQPPKKKKAAPSREKKVTRTIMAILVAFVVTWTPYNVMVLINTFCSSCIPNTVWTIGYWLCYINSTINPACYALCNATFKKTFKQLLLCQYKNIRSAR; encoded by the coding sequence ATGGATGGGATAAACTTAACATTCTGGAACGCCTCCGAGGGCAATGGCACAGATCCGGTGGAAGAGACGAGCCCCTACAAGACGGTGGAGGTGGTCTTCATCGTTCTTGTGGCAGGCTCGCTTAGCCTGGTCACTGTGATCGGGAACATCCTGGTCATGCTCTCCATCAAGGTCAACAGAAGCCTGCAGACAGTCAACAACTACTTTCTGTTCAGTCTTGCGTGCGCTGACCTCATCATTGGTCTCTGCTCCATGAATCTTTACACTGTTTATATTGTGATCGGCTACTGGCCGCTGGGGCCGGTGGTGTGCGACCTGTGGCTTGCTCTGGACTACGTGGTGAGCAACGCCTCGGTCATGAACTTGTTGATTATCAGTTTTGACCGCTACTTTTGCGTCACTAAACCACTGAGCTACCCAGTCAAGAGGACCACAAAGATGGCAGGGATGATGATCGCCGCTGCCTGGGTGCTGTCCTTCATCCTATGGGCTCCTGCCATCCTCTTTTGGCAGTTCATAGTGGGCGGTCGTACCGTGCCTGAGAGAGAGTGCTATATTCAGTTCTTTTCCAATGCTGCTGTCACCTTTGGCACAGccatcgcagccttctacttacCCGTCATCATCATGATGGTCTTGTATTGGCAGATCTCCCGTGCCAGCAAGAGTCGAGTGAAGAAGGACAACCGCAAACCTTCAGGAGCCAACCTTGGGACAGCTTTGCCCAGCCAGGCCCGCAGCAATTTGCCCACCAAGCCTGAAAACAACAACGTCATGCTAGAGGACCCTGACAAGGGTCAAATGCAAAGCACAGAGGAGGTGACCAACCAGCACAACAGTAAGCTGCAGAATGGAAAAGGGCCATCCACTGCCAGTGGGGAGGGTGAGAATGGGGCCAGGGAAAACTGCATTCCTgtggaagagaaagaaagttCCAACGACTCCACTTCTGGGAGCGGGGCGGCAGCAAAtcagaaggaggaggaggcggTACCTTCTAGAGCCAATGACAGTCAAGCTCCTCCAAGGCAGTGCACCAAAGCAGGGGGCTCCAAACTCACCTGTATCAAAATCGTCACCAAGTCACCCAAGGGAGACTGCTACACCCCCTCCAGTACCATGGTGGAGATCGTGCCAGCGACAGAGAAGCAAAACCATGTGACACGGAAGATTGTAAAGATGACCAAGCAGCCCCCCAAGAAGAAGAAAGCAGCTCCATCCAGGGAGAAGAAGGTGACCCGCACCATCATGGCCATCCTGGTGGCCTTTGTGGTCACATGGACACCCTACAACGTGATGGTCCTCATCAACACCTTCTGCTCCAGCTGCATCCCCAACACGGTGTGGACCATTGGATACTGGCTCTGCTACATCAACAGCACCATCAACCCGGCATGCTACGCCCTCTGCAATGCCACCTTCAAAAAGACCTTCAAACAGCTCCTGCTCTGTCAGTATAAGAACATCCGCTCGGCCAGATGA